A region of Streptomyces sp. R44 DNA encodes the following proteins:
- a CDS encoding helix-turn-helix domain-containing protein: MAVGAHGTGRTSGANGAGRTGGAGATGGAGRTGGAGTTGHRGCAGCEGGETTTPWAELAAEMRRIKCATELSYGQLAQRTHYSRSSWERFLNQKQLPTRVAVEQFAAAAGTDPRPLLLRLERSLAHETAARAAAAHHEGVRGGEPVRVPVLPAPRRESGLPDLGRPLGLIAAGALVGGGLVGVLSRAARGRRGV; encoded by the coding sequence ATGGCGGTCGGCGCACACGGCACGGGCAGGACCAGCGGGGCGAACGGGGCGGGCAGAACCGGCGGGGCGGGGGCGACGGGCGGGGCGGGCAGAACCGGCGGGGCGGGGACGACGGGCCACCGGGGGTGCGCGGGGTGCGAGGGCGGTGAGACGACGACGCCCTGGGCCGAGCTGGCCGCCGAGATGCGCCGCATCAAATGCGCCACCGAGCTGAGCTACGGCCAGCTCGCGCAGCGCACGCACTACAGCCGCTCCTCCTGGGAACGGTTCCTGAACCAGAAGCAGTTGCCGACCCGGGTCGCCGTCGAGCAGTTCGCCGCGGCCGCCGGGACGGACCCGCGCCCGCTGCTGCTCCGCCTGGAGCGCTCCCTCGCGCACGAGACGGCCGCGCGCGCGGCGGCCGCCCACCACGAGGGCGTACGGGGCGGGGAGCCGGTGCGCGTCCCGGTGCTCCCGGCCCCCCGGCGGGAGTCGGGCCTGCCGGACCTCGGCCGGCCGCTGGGCCTGATCGCGGCGGGGGCGCTGGTCGGCGGCGGTCTGGTGGGCGTCCTCAGCCGGGCGGCGCGGGGCCGCAGGGGGGTCTGA